The following are from one region of the Anaeropeptidivorans aminofermentans genome:
- the galE gene encoding UDP-glucose 4-epimerase GalE yields the protein MKVLVTGGAGYVGSCICSALIDSGHTPVILDSLLSGRDYFIKDKIFYKGDITDSNIINQIFLEHSDIKYTINCAERATVDASVFNPYDYYITNVVKGISLFKALNDNNCKNIVFASSSSIYEDVAGYMVTERSPINPRSPFARSKYIMEMIIQDFCRAYDMRCITLRYFNPIGADALLRSGLEESNSSNIISRLIAASDEDEPFIIYGDDWGTRDGTCIRDYVHIMDVALAHVKAIENFDSAFEIASPEHKGYLPINIGSGNGVTVKEVVLAFENIMGERVNIKIGERRPGDIAGSYANINLAKKAIDWNCVYSMEEAILDASRWENKRKSDSMKFI from the coding sequence ATGAAGGTATTAGTAACAGGCGGCGCCGGATACGTTGGAAGCTGTATCTGCTCGGCATTAATAGATTCCGGCCATACACCGGTAATACTGGACTCCTTATTGTCCGGAAGGGATTATTTTATAAAGGATAAGATTTTTTATAAAGGTGATATTACTGATTCAAATATAATAAATCAGATTTTTTTAGAACACAGTGATATTAAATACACTATAAACTGCGCTGAAAGAGCAACCGTTGACGCTTCCGTCTTTAACCCTTACGACTATTACATTACAAATGTGGTAAAAGGCATCAGCCTTTTCAAAGCGCTTAACGACAATAATTGCAAAAACATTGTTTTCGCTTCTTCTTCCAGTATTTATGAAGATGTTGCCGGATATATGGTTACAGAAAGGTCCCCTATTAATCCAAGAAGCCCCTTTGCCCGTTCCAAATATATTATGGAAATGATTATACAGGATTTTTGCAGAGCCTATGATATGAGATGCATAACATTAAGATATTTTAATCCCATAGGCGCTGATGCCCTTTTGCGTTCAGGCCTTGAAGAAAGCAATTCAAGCAATATTATTTCAAGGCTCATAGCCGCTTCCGACGAAGACGAGCCTTTTATTATTTACGGAGATGACTGGGGAACAAGAGACGGTACGTGCATAAGAGATTATGTCCATATTATGGACGTTGCCCTTGCCCATGTAAAGGCCATTGAAAACTTTGACAGTGCCTTTGAAATCGCTTCCCCTGAACATAAGGGCTATCTGCCCATAAACATAGGCTCAGGAAACGGAGTCACAGTAAAAGAAGTCGTCCTCGCCTTTGAAAACATAATGGGAGAAAGAGTAAATATAAAAATTGGCGAAAGACGTCCGGGAGATATTGCCGGTTCTTATGCCAATATCAATCTTGCAAAAAAGGCCATAGACTGGAACTGCGTATATTCCATGGAAGAAGCAATACTTGACGCTTCCCGCTGGGAAAACAAAAGGAAGTCCGATTCTATGAAATTTATATAG
- a CDS encoding GNAT family N-acetyltransferase yields the protein MNINIRLSEPKDYDEVENLTREAFWGLNHPDCDEHFLVHKIRKCSEYIPKLDFVAEIDGKIVGNIIYTRSKVIDKNGNAYETINFGPLSVLPEYKNMGIGKALLNHTIKEARSLGYRGILFYGHPDYYPKVGFQRAEEFNITTSKGMNFDAFMAMPLYEGAFDGISGKYYEASAFYDITKEEKEKFDEKFPSKEKAVMISAEELISKLSPDAEEALIKNNIKNLCDIRRFSQREVSLWEGIDDDAIETIKKHMAEKGYIWGI from the coding sequence TTGAATATCAATATAAGGCTTTCCGAACCAAAAGATTATGATGAAGTGGAAAATCTTACAAGAGAAGCATTCTGGGGCCTTAATCACCCAGACTGCGACGAGCATTTTTTAGTCCATAAAATAAGGAAATGCTCCGAATATATACCCAAGCTTGATTTTGTAGCAGAAATTGACGGAAAAATAGTGGGAAATATAATATACACACGAAGCAAAGTCATAGATAAAAACGGAAATGCGTATGAAACCATAAATTTCGGTCCTTTAAGCGTTTTGCCGGAATATAAGAATATGGGCATAGGCAAAGCCCTTTTAAATCATACAATTAAAGAGGCAAGAAGCCTTGGCTATAGAGGGATTCTTTTTTATGGGCACCCTGATTATTACCCTAAAGTTGGTTTCCAAAGGGCAGAAGAATTTAATATTACAACTTCAAAGGGAATGAATTTTGACGCCTTTATGGCAATGCCCTTATATGAAGGAGCCTTTGATGGAATTTCCGGAAAATATTATGAAGCGTCTGCATTCTACGATATAACAAAAGAAGAAAAAGAAAAATTCGATGAAAAATTCCCTTCTAAAGAAAAGGCAGTGATGATTTCTGCCGAAGAGCTTATATCAAAGCTTTCTCCGGATGCAGAAGAAGCCCTTATAAAAAATAATATTAAAAATCTCTGTGATATTCGCAGATTCAGCCAAAGGGAAGTTTCCCTCTGGGAAGGAATAGATGATGATGCTATAGAAACCATAAAAAAACATATGGCTGAAAAAGGCTATATCTGGGGAATTTAA
- a CDS encoding double-cubane-cluster-containing anaerobic reductase: MTNNTLPEIFETFGDQRKKGFLEMKELKDQGKKVVGTFCTYTPTEIFMAAGAIPVGLCSTNEETIPEAEAVLPRNLCPLIKASYGFAATQKCPYMYFSDLVVGETTCDGKKKMYELLGEIKNVHVMNLPHRQDTEMAKKMWLEEVRILKEVVEREFNVTITEEDIRKAIKDKNEERRLLKELYGLSALCPPPMTGMEQIQVLFGVQFKFDHEKKLESLRTTIDKIKEEYESGVRKVSEKSKRILITGCPIGGMMNKVVPLIEEGGGVVVAYENCTGAKSVEDLVDEDEARDPYEVIAEKYLNIGCSVMTPDTRRYDLLRKLCDRFKADGVIEVNLQACHTYNIETESIRRLMDSMGMPFISLETDYSNSDVAQLKTRISAFIEML, from the coding sequence TTGACAAATAATACTTTACCGGAGATATTTGAAACCTTTGGAGACCAGAGGAAAAAAGGCTTTCTGGAAATGAAGGAGCTTAAAGATCAGGGGAAAAAGGTCGTAGGCACTTTCTGCACCTATACTCCGACAGAAATATTCATGGCAGCAGGAGCAATACCCGTAGGTCTTTGCTCTACAAACGAGGAGACAATTCCTGAGGCTGAGGCAGTTCTTCCAAGGAATTTATGCCCCCTTATAAAAGCAAGCTATGGATTTGCCGCCACTCAAAAATGCCCGTATATGTATTTTTCCGATTTAGTAGTGGGGGAGACTACTTGCGATGGAAAAAAGAAAATGTACGAGCTTTTAGGCGAAATAAAAAATGTTCATGTTATGAATCTCCCTCACAGACAGGACACCGAAATGGCTAAAAAGATGTGGCTTGAAGAAGTTCGCATTCTTAAAGAAGTTGTTGAAAGAGAATTTAACGTAACAATTACCGAAGAGGACATAAGAAAAGCCATAAAAGATAAAAATGAAGAAAGAAGGCTTCTAAAAGAGCTTTACGGTTTAAGCGCCCTGTGTCCGCCGCCTATGACGGGAATGGAGCAAATCCAGGTTTTATTTGGCGTTCAGTTTAAATTTGACCATGAGAAAAAGCTGGAATCCTTAAGAACAACCATCGATAAAATAAAAGAAGAATATGAAAGCGGCGTAAGAAAAGTATCGGAAAAAAGCAAGAGAATCCTGATTACAGGCTGTCCTATCGGCGGAATGATGAATAAGGTGGTTCCTCTTATAGAAGAAGGCGGCGGCGTAGTTGTAGCCTATGAAAACTGCACCGGAGCGAAATCTGTGGAGGACCTTGTAGACGAAGATGAAGCAAGAGACCCATATGAGGTCATAGCGGAAAAATACTTAAATATCGGCTGTTCTGTAATGACCCCTGATACAAGAAGATATGACCTTTTAAGGAAGCTTTGCGATAGATTTAAGGCAGACGGTGTAATCGAAGTGAATTTACAGGCCTGCCATACATATAATATTGAAACCGAATCCATAAGAAGGCTTATGGACAGCATGGGAATGCCTTTTATTAGTCTTGAAACAGATTATTCAAATTCGGACGTTGCCCAGCTTAAAACAAGAATATCTGCATTTATAGAGATGCTGTAG
- a CDS encoding dihydroorotate dehydrogenase codes for MNRNLSVTIADVTFKNPVGTASGTFGSGREFVDFIDLNNLGSVTVKGVSAEPWLGNPSPRAAETYGGMLNSVGLQNPGAYEFIKNDIPFLRQFDTKIIVNICGHTVEEYAEVAKIINEADIDMMELNISCPNVSQGGITFGTNTEMVEKVVGEIKKVITKPLIVKLSPNVTDIAEIAKSAESAGADAISLINTLLGMRIDIHKRKPVLANKMGGLSGPAIKPVAVRMVYQVRKAVQIPIIGMGGISNWEDAIEFIMAGASMISVGTANFMNPMVTEEILSGIINYMDECHIKDIKDITGIIE; via the coding sequence ATGAATAGGAATTTATCTGTTACTATCGCTGATGTTACATTTAAAAATCCTGTGGGAACAGCCTCAGGAACCTTCGGCTCAGGAAGAGAATTTGTTGATTTCATTGATTTAAATAATCTTGGCTCTGTTACGGTAAAGGGAGTTTCTGCTGAGCCTTGGCTAGGGAACCCTTCTCCAAGGGCAGCGGAAACTTACGGCGGTATGCTGAATTCTGTAGGCCTTCAAAACCCCGGGGCATATGAGTTTATAAAAAACGATATTCCTTTTTTAAGGCAGTTTGATACGAAAATTATCGTCAATATATGCGGCCATACAGTAGAAGAATATGCTGAGGTTGCAAAAATAATAAACGAAGCAGATATCGATATGATGGAGCTTAATATCTCCTGCCCTAATGTATCCCAGGGGGGAATTACCTTTGGCACCAATACGGAAATGGTTGAAAAGGTAGTAGGAGAAATTAAAAAAGTGATTACAAAGCCCTTAATCGTTAAATTAAGCCCTAATGTAACAGACATTGCTGAAATTGCAAAATCAGCGGAATCCGCCGGAGCAGACGCTATTTCACTAATCAATACCCTTCTCGGCATGCGGATAGATATTCATAAAAGAAAGCCCGTTTTAGCCAATAAAATGGGAGGCCTTTCGGGCCCCGCCATAAAGCCCGTGGCAGTTCGCATGGTTTATCAGGTAAGAAAGGCTGTTCAGATTCCTATCATAGGCATGGGAGGGATTTCCAACTGGGAGGACGCTATTGAATTTATCATGGCAGGGGCTTCTATGATTTCCGTAGGGACAGCTAATTTCATGAATCCTATGGTTACGGAAGAAATCCTTTCAGGAATTATAAATTATATGGACGAGTGTCATATTAAAGATATAAAAGACATAACAGGTATTATAGAATAA
- a CDS encoding MotA/TolQ/ExbB proton channel family protein — protein sequence MEITTAVGIIVGVIAVIGAMIFKHISFTALINPAAMFVIFVGTIGCILNAFPGDQIKVIPDLFRILFKKNENNVETIIATFEELAAKVRRDGLLAIEAEIGNYDNEFLKKGLRMLVDGTNEDYIAEAMNISMEESEERHNINASIFSQAGAYAPTLGVLGAVFGLIAAMRTINDTDAMAAAISAAFIATIFGIFTGYVLWNPFANKLKIKSKQESHEKRMIIEGVLSLARNESPAMVKEKLMAFLSDAEVRRLSGV from the coding sequence GTGGAAATAACAACAGCCGTCGGTATAATTGTAGGTGTTATTGCAGTAATCGGTGCGATGATTTTTAAACACATCAGCTTTACTGCACTTATTAATCCTGCAGCTATGTTCGTTATATTTGTAGGAACTATAGGCTGTATTCTAAATGCCTTTCCTGGAGACCAAATAAAGGTCATTCCAGACCTGTTTCGCATACTTTTTAAAAAAAATGAAAATAATGTAGAAACAATCATAGCCACCTTTGAAGAACTAGCTGCGAAAGTAAGGCGGGACGGCCTTCTTGCCATTGAGGCAGAAATCGGCAACTATGATAATGAGTTTCTTAAAAAGGGCCTTAGAATGCTTGTTGACGGAACAAATGAAGATTATATCGCAGAGGCAATGAACATATCTATGGAAGAAAGCGAAGAAAGACATAATATTAATGCATCAATTTTCTCTCAAGCGGGCGCTTATGCTCCTACCCTTGGTGTTCTCGGAGCGGTATTCGGTCTTATAGCCGCCATGAGAACAATTAATGACACAGACGCCATGGCGGCAGCTATCTCCGCGGCGTTTATAGCGACTATTTTCGGTATCTTTACAGGATATGTGCTCTGGAATCCCTTCGCAAACAAGCTTAAGATAAAGAGCAAGCAGGAAAGCCATGAAAAACGTATGATAATAGAAGGCGTGCTTTCTCTTGCAAGAAACGAATCTCCCGCTATGGTAAAAGAAAAGCTTATGGCCTTTTTATCCGATGCGGAAGTTAGAAGACTCAGCGGAGTGTAA
- the carB gene encoding carbamoyl-phosphate synthase large subunit, translating to MPKDISIKKVLVIGSGPIVIGQAAEFDYSGTQACEAIKEEGVEVVLINSNPATIMTDAGLAHYTYIEPLNIEFVEKVIAKERPDSLIAGMGGQTGLNLSCELYDSGILDKYNVRVVGTSIEGIKEGEDRDGFKKLMERINEPIVESEIVTDVESGLSFAEKIGYPVIIRPAYTLGGTGGGIAENSDDLREILTLGLQLSRVNQALIEKSIKGWKEIEFEVMRDGAGNCIAVCSMENIDPVGVHTGDSIVVAPAQTLSDKEYQMLRTSAIKIIDAIKIEGGCNVQFALDPESFNYAVIEINPRVSRSSALASKATGYPIAKVAAKIALGYNLDEIKNAVTGKTFACFEPVVDYVVLKIPKWPFDKFSLAKRTLGTKMMATGEVMAIGNSLEQALLKGIRSLEIGQYNFDLKSSRDKTMEELKALVQVPDDERLFHLAEMLRRNYRVGKICQITGMDPFFIRKIKNIIDMEEALKEMKLSDINEEVLRVYKQIGFSDKGMANLLKCSPKEIYALREKYNVNPVYKMVDTCAGEFEAVSPYYYSTYDFEDEVKITDKKKVMVIGSGPIRIGQGIEFDYCSVHSVLALKKMGIETIIVNNNPETVSTDFDISDKLYFEPLTEEDVLNVVQKEKPDGVILQFGGQTAIKLANFFKEMNIPIYGTKPDQIDTAEDREKFDELLEKLNILRPKGKGVWNLEQGLKIAKELTFPLLVRPSYVLGGQGMEITYEESELTRYLKDAFIKDSKNPVLIDRYLGGREIEVDAICDGETVFIPGIMEHLEKAGIHSGDSISIYPPQSISREMKDKILKVTADISIALEVMGMINIQFIEFENELYIIEVNPRSSRTVPYISKVTGVPIIEVATKVMLGERLKDLGYNTEIYKEPDFVTVKVPVFSTEKLPQVEATLGPEMRSTGEVLGIGKTLEEAFYKGFVGSGMKIPEKNCNILVTLRRREQKNFIPLAKRFEALGCNFIATEGTANTMQEAGIDVKTVKKIGEGVPNILDTIRSGIIDFVVDIPSKSNDINSDAFRIRRAAIEGGTKLMTSLDTVEAVLRVMEKKISADGVDIYPIGR from the coding sequence ATGCCTAAAGACATAAGTATTAAAAAAGTTCTTGTAATAGGCTCAGGCCCCATCGTAATAGGCCAGGCCGCCGAATTCGACTACTCCGGCACTCAGGCCTGCGAGGCCATAAAAGAAGAAGGGGTAGAGGTAGTCCTTATAAACAGCAATCCCGCAACCATCATGACAGATGCAGGCCTTGCCCATTATACTTATATAGAGCCTTTAAATATAGAATTCGTTGAAAAGGTAATTGCAAAAGAACGTCCTGATTCTCTTATTGCAGGTATGGGAGGCCAGACAGGCCTGAACCTTTCCTGCGAGCTTTATGACAGCGGCATTCTGGATAAATATAATGTAAGAGTTGTCGGAACCTCTATCGAAGGCATTAAAGAAGGAGAAGACAGAGACGGCTTTAAAAAGCTTATGGAAAGAATTAACGAGCCTATCGTTGAATCTGAAATCGTGACAGATGTAGAAAGCGGTCTTAGCTTTGCGGAAAAAATAGGCTATCCCGTCATCATACGCCCAGCCTATACCTTAGGGGGCACCGGCGGCGGCATTGCGGAAAACAGCGACGACCTTAGAGAGATACTCACCCTTGGCCTTCAATTAAGCCGCGTAAATCAGGCGCTTATAGAAAAAAGCATCAAAGGCTGGAAGGAAATTGAATTTGAAGTTATGCGGGACGGTGCCGGAAACTGCATCGCCGTGTGCAGCATGGAAAACATCGACCCTGTAGGCGTCCATACGGGAGACAGCATCGTCGTAGCTCCGGCACAAACTCTTTCAGATAAAGAATATCAAATGCTTCGAACCTCCGCCATTAAAATAATTGACGCCATCAAAATAGAAGGGGGCTGTAATGTTCAGTTTGCCCTTGACCCTGAAAGCTTTAATTATGCTGTTATAGAAATAAACCCAAGGGTAAGCCGCTCATCGGCTCTTGCTTCAAAGGCCACAGGATACCCCATAGCAAAGGTTGCGGCTAAAATTGCCTTGGGATATAACCTTGATGAAATCAAAAACGCCGTAACAGGAAAAACCTTTGCCTGCTTTGAGCCTGTGGTAGACTATGTGGTTTTAAAAATACCCAAATGGCCTTTTGATAAATTCAGCCTTGCCAAAAGAACCTTAGGAACAAAAATGATGGCAACAGGAGAAGTTATGGCCATCGGAAACAGCCTTGAGCAAGCCCTCTTAAAGGGCATACGCTCTCTTGAAATAGGCCAGTATAATTTTGATTTAAAATCCTCGCGGGATAAAACTATGGAAGAACTTAAGGCACTGGTTCAGGTGCCGGACGATGAAAGGCTTTTCCATCTTGCGGAAATGCTCAGAAGAAATTACCGTGTAGGGAAAATATGCCAGATTACCGGTATGGACCCTTTCTTCATCAGAAAAATAAAAAATATCATCGATATGGAAGAAGCCCTGAAAGAAATGAAGCTTTCTGATATCAATGAGGAAGTTTTAAGAGTATATAAGCAAATCGGCTTTTCAGATAAGGGCATGGCAAACCTTTTAAAATGCAGCCCTAAGGAAATATATGCCCTTAGAGAAAAATACAATGTAAACCCTGTTTATAAAATGGTAGACACTTGTGCCGGAGAATTTGAAGCCGTTTCTCCTTACTATTATTCCACGTATGACTTTGAGGACGAAGTGAAAATTACGGATAAAAAGAAGGTTATGGTAATCGGTTCAGGCCCTATCAGAATAGGTCAGGGGATAGAATTTGACTACTGCTCCGTACACAGTGTTCTTGCCCTTAAGAAAATGGGTATCGAAACCATCATCGTAAATAATAACCCGGAAACCGTAAGCACAGACTTTGACATTTCCGATAAGCTTTACTTTGAGCCTCTTACGGAAGAAGATGTTTTAAATGTAGTTCAAAAGGAAAAGCCGGACGGTGTTATACTGCAGTTCGGCGGCCAGACTGCAATAAAGCTTGCCAATTTCTTTAAAGAAATGAACATTCCCATCTACGGAACAAAGCCGGACCAAATCGATACGGCAGAAGACAGGGAAAAATTCGATGAACTTCTTGAAAAACTCAATATCCTCCGTCCGAAAGGCAAAGGCGTATGGAATCTTGAGCAGGGCCTTAAAATCGCAAAGGAGCTTACATTCCCGCTTTTGGTGCGTCCTTCCTATGTTCTTGGCGGCCAGGGTATGGAAATCACCTATGAGGAATCAGAGCTTACAAGATATTTAAAAGACGCTTTTATAAAGGATAGCAAAAACCCCGTTCTCATTGACCGGTATTTAGGCGGAAGAGAAATCGAGGTAGACGCCATATGCGACGGAGAAACCGTGTTTATCCCGGGAATCATGGAACACCTTGAAAAAGCGGGAATCCATTCAGGAGACAGTATTTCCATCTATCCACCCCAAAGCATTTCTCGGGAAATGAAGGATAAAATATTAAAGGTTACTGCGGATATTTCCATAGCCCTTGAAGTTATGGGCATGATTAATATTCAGTTTATAGAGTTTGAAAACGAGCTTTACATTATAGAGGTTAACCCTCGTTCGTCAAGAACAGTTCCTTATATCTCCAAGGTTACAGGGGTTCCCATTATAGAGGTTGCGACAAAGGTTATGCTTGGCGAAAGGCTTAAAGACCTTGGCTACAATACTGAAATCTATAAAGAGCCTGATTTTGTAACGGTTAAAGTCCCTGTTTTCTCAACGGAGAAGCTTCCGCAGGTTGAAGCTACTTTAGGACCTGAAATGCGTTCAACAGGAGAGGTTTTAGGCATCGGCAAGACCCTTGAAGAGGCGTTTTATAAAGGCTTTGTCGGTTCCGGCATGAAAATACCCGAAAAAAACTGCAATATCCTCGTTACCTTAAGAAGAAGAGAACAGAAGAACTTTATTCCTCTTGCAAAGCGGTTTGAAGCCTTGGGCTGTAATTTCATAGCCACGGAGGGAACTGCAAACACCATGCAGGAAGCAGGCATTGACGTAAAAACAGTGAAGAAAATAGGAGAAGGCGTTCCCAATATCTTGGATACTATCAGAAGCGGAATCATAGACTTCGTAGTGGATATTCCTTCAAAAAGCAACGACATCAACAGCGATGCCTTTAGAATCAGGAGAGCCGCAATCGAAGGCGGAACAAAGCTTATGACCTCATTAGATACGGTAGAAGCTGTATTAAGAGTGATGGAAAAGAAAATATCGGCAGACGGTGTAGATATATACCCCATTGGCCGCTAG
- a CDS encoding flagellar motor protein MotB: MSKGKNHHHEEEMGEAWLLPYSDLMTLLLAVFIVLFAVTQQGPKKVDSLSNSFENILGQSFFYIPGVGLTGPGTSTSDGSSGSGGNFKTYYASEEEQKSEQMLNLENSLKDYFTNTQLGETYEITNTGYEVVLALPSDILFPLGSAVLTPSQKEIAKEVSKIIYETQKEGLPVEIRVSGYTDNLPIHTRQYESNWHLSLSRAVSFMSAMREGSDLDQRSFSAIGHGELDPIADNLTEEGRQKNRRVEVSVIYGSKADTKPEKNE; encoded by the coding sequence ATGAGCAAAGGTAAAAATCATCATCACGAAGAAGAAATGGGAGAAGCTTGGCTTCTGCCTTATTCAGATTTAATGACACTGCTTCTTGCAGTATTTATCGTTTTATTTGCAGTTACTCAGCAGGGACCTAAAAAAGTGGATAGTCTTTCAAATTCTTTTGAAAATATTTTAGGCCAAAGTTTCTTTTACATACCCGGAGTAGGCCTGACAGGCCCAGGTACTTCAACTTCCGATGGTTCCAGTGGTTCCGGCGGAAATTTCAAGACATATTATGCTTCAGAAGAAGAGCAAAAATCTGAGCAGATGCTGAACCTTGAAAACTCCTTAAAAGATTATTTTACAAATACCCAGCTGGGAGAAACCTACGAAATTACAAATACAGGATATGAAGTTGTTTTGGCGCTTCCAAGCGATATTTTATTTCCATTGGGAAGTGCCGTCCTCACTCCTTCTCAAAAGGAAATTGCAAAAGAAGTCTCCAAAATCATATATGAAACTCAAAAAGAAGGGCTTCCTGTTGAAATAAGGGTATCCGGCTATACAGATAATCTTCCTATCCATACCCGCCAATACGAATCTAACTGGCATTTGAGCCTTTCAAGAGCCGTAAGCTTCATGAGCGCCATGCGCGAAGGCTCCGACCTTGACCAGCGCTCCTTCTCGGCCATAGGCCATGGTGAGCTGGACCCTATAGCCGATAATTTAACAGAAGAAGGCCGCCAAAAAAACAGAAGAGTTGAAGTTTCCGTTATCTATGGCTCTAAAGCAGATACAAAACCTGAAAAAAATGAATAA
- a CDS encoding dihydroorotate dehydrogenase electron transfer subunit: protein MKKYTFAKVIENKEIALKIYDMYIYCPEIAQAAHEGQFINIYLERKDLILPRPISICEINKEEGILRIIYQIAGKGTLEMSFIPSESTIRISGPFGNGFMPEKGKNIAVIGGGVGVPPLLELSKKLIAEENNTIEVFTGFRSKDHVILEEAFKALGIENHISTDDGSMGFQGNALQCFKNSGFKADIIYACGPSIMLKFIASYAEEENIGAYLSFEERMACGFGTCVCCAIKIKNASSVGYEYKKVCKDGPVFLSKEVFWDE, encoded by the coding sequence ATGAAAAAGTATACTTTTGCAAAGGTTATTGAAAATAAGGAAATAGCCTTAAAAATATATGATATGTATATTTACTGCCCGGAAATAGCGCAAGCTGCCCATGAAGGACAATTTATAAACATTTATCTTGAAAGGAAAGACTTGATTCTTCCGAGGCCCATCAGCATATGTGAAATCAATAAAGAAGAAGGCATTTTAAGAATCATATACCAAATAGCCGGAAAAGGCACTTTGGAAATGTCTTTCATCCCTTCCGAAAGCACCATAAGAATATCCGGCCCCTTCGGAAACGGTTTTATGCCCGAAAAAGGAAAAAACATCGCCGTTATCGGCGGAGGGGTAGGGGTTCCGCCCCTTTTGGAGCTTAGCAAAAAGTTGATTGCAGAGGAAAATAATACGATAGAAGTATTTACAGGCTTCAGGTCAAAAGACCATGTGATTCTTGAAGAAGCATTTAAGGCTTTAGGGATAGAAAATCATATTTCAACAGACGACGGCTCTATGGGCTTTCAGGGAAACGCGCTCCAATGTTTTAAAAATTCAGGCTTTAAAGCCGACATTATTTATGCCTGCGGCCCAAGTATTATGCTTAAATTTATAGCCTCTTACGCAGAGGAAGAAAATATAGGCGCCTATCTTTCCTTTGAGGAAAGAATGGCCTGCGGCTTCGGAACCTGCGTATGCTGTGCCATAAAAATAAAGAATGCTTCTTCTGTAGGCTATGAATATAAAAAGGTCTGCAAGGATGGGCCTGTATTTTTATCAAAGGAGGTTTTCTGGGATGAATAG
- a CDS encoding exosporium glycoprotein BclB-related protein gives MEGPTGPTGPAGAAGLTGPTGPTGPTGPAGATGLEGPTGPTGPAGAAGLEGPTGPTGPTGPTGPTGPTGPAGEGAIIPFASGTPVALSTVLGGLLNTSSAIGFGLNLPGIAAASGTISLLGLTNLAFSVPRDGVITSLAGYLSISAGLSLIGSTVTVSAQLFQSTTPNDTFVAVPGAVVTLAPPLTGLISIGDVSSGVTTGLNIPVTAGTRLLLVFSAEVTAGLDIAAAIAGYASAGLGIS, from the coding sequence ATTGAAGGCCCCACCGGCCCAACTGGTCCAGCGGGAGCAGCAGGTCTTACCGGCCCAACTGGTCCTACAGGCCCAACCGGTCCAGCGGGAGCAACAGGTCTTGAAGGCCCAACCGGTCCTACAGGCCCAGCGGGAGCAGCAGGTCTTGAAGGCCCAACTGGCCCAACTGGCCCGACAGGCCCAACCGGCCCGACTGGCCCAACCGGTCCGGCAGGTGAAGGAGCAATTATTCCGTTTGCATCTGGTACACCGGTTGCTTTGAGCACTGTATTAGGAGGACTGCTTAACACCTCCAGCGCTATTGGATTCGGACTTAACCTTCCAGGAATCGCTGCTGCCAGCGGTACAATCAGTCTGCTTGGACTTACAAACCTTGCATTCTCCGTACCTAGGGATGGAGTTATCACTTCCTTGGCTGGTTATTTGAGCATTAGTGCTGGACTAAGTTTAATTGGATCGACTGTAACGGTATCCGCTCAGTTATTCCAGTCTACAACACCTAATGATACCTTTGTTGCAGTGCCGGGCGCAGTGGTTACGCTGGCGCCACCCCTCACGGGATTAATTTCTATTGGAGATGTCAGCAGCGGTGTTACTACAGGACTGAATATTCCTGTTACCGCAGGAACCAGATTACTTTTAGTATTTTCTGCAGAAGTTACGGCTGGTCTTGATATAGCAGCCGCTATCGCAGGCTATGCCAGCGCTGGTCTTGGCATTTCCTAA
- a CDS encoding ECF transporter S component — protein sequence MKLSTRNIVFTALFITLGVVFPQAFHAVGLAGQIFSPMHIPVLICGFVCGLPYAVICGIVTPLLSSAITGMPPIFPVGLSMMAELAAYGLFSALLYKKFNVYVSLIGAMLLGRVVMGIANTLLIGLAGNPYSFQTFITAAFVTALPGIILHIIIVPIIVIALEKTNLSTNPKRA from the coding sequence ATGAAACTATCAACAAGAAACATTGTCTTTACCGCCTTATTTATTACCCTCGGCGTTGTTTTCCCACAGGCATTTCACGCTGTAGGTCTCGCAGGGCAAATATTTTCACCGATGCATATCCCTGTGCTTATCTGCGGATTCGTATGCGGGCTTCCTTATGCTGTTATATGCGGCATCGTAACCCCTTTATTATCATCGGCAATTACGGGAATGCCGCCAATTTTTCCTGTAGGGCTCTCTATGATGGCGGAGCTTGCCGCATACGGCCTTTTCAGCGCACTTTTGTATAAGAAGTTTAATGTTTACGTATCTTTAATAGGCGCAATGCTTTTAGGAAGAGTTGTAATGGGAATTGCAAACACCTTGCTTATTGGCCTTGCAGGAAACCCTTATTCCTTCCAGACCTTTATAACAGCCGCTTTTGTAACGGCCCTTCCCGGAATAATACTTCATATTATAATAGTGCCTATTATTGTCATTGCTCTGGAAAAAACAAATCTTTCTACAAATCCTAAAAGAGCGTAA